The following are from one region of the Trichoplusia ni isolate ovarian cell line Hi5 chromosome 1, tn1, whole genome shotgun sequence genome:
- the LOC113496795 gene encoding PH domain-containing protein DDB_G0275795 isoform X1 encodes MEEEMSHLYLPWGSGERYTNRLQVRNQFASTLELHKQSSYEYQEQGQRQRSPSLPPIHNIEERNTKDDRRNVLNRNIPSAKRFAFYDEDCEGDTSGYGSETVNHMNRSGQHRTLQGADRSPVVAWQQEGKDDRNRLSSDAKSAASEGAWSSRSPRSSEEGRLRWGDRGVATGRLWEPTAPNARLPQMANQKKGTPSWVERGLNMIENAAEVLVIDQRSSSNSTGIDCDRSSCNGSDEGRTFLRGQNVPIEPEIKAQRENKRLKALELQSAILSQLEDREKRRQEERERQLKEERLEELRIQRQQEEDRQRLEDERRKLEEKQLMEQKKLETLKKALEDAERKAKQDKEKRFTYHKRNSNTNLSQDAKPKMEEAITQPVAEATPRVEVASPTKTSRTYDIHSAKSLKRECNSQQTTEFNSPRSVGNGHLNLFIHSVPPLALTDGQFNIVPIGINSNNEIVNTQPNNIQLAVLVPQNVANNLYSVSLNSLNNTNELTDIGKLLTPNRYRTLRMKDASTQTDSIFKATTDKIIETDEPERYIDKDYPNIDENAPQDSHHNTLKKDRRFRSEERYKKDLENRPKWGVNRPAAQYKKQSEKDPFYSQKRKMRQKYRPQARQYLSHSSEDSRSPSPPTRSEKTIESGTKHRNSLSQSYWRSKRSSQDLTKTNNVSENNLQPDLNPLGSLTINEITEHKKSPKTSPLKRMTLSQKFINDKYGNRKLWIDDVNEKNSKANLYDVENRKKIIDQINTAKRELYEKHEDQENLVKHKF; translated from the exons ATGGAAG AGGAAATGTCCCACCTTTACCTGCCCTGGGGCTCCGGTGAGCGATACACGAATCGTTTGCAAGTGCGAAATCAATTTGCCAGTACGTTGGAATTGCACAAACAGTCCTCTTACGAGTACCAAGAACAAGGGCAACGCCAACGAAGCCCAAGTTTGCCGCCGATACATAATATCGAAGAAAGAAATACTAAGGATGATAGAAGGAACGTCCTTAACCGAAACATTCCTAGTGCGAAAAGGTTTGCGTTCTATGATGAAGACTGTGAAGGAGACACGTCCGGATACGGAAGCGAGACTGTCAACCACATGAACAGGAGTGGACAGCACCGGACGCTGCAAGGCGCCGACCGCAGCCCCGTCGTGGCCTGGCAGCAAGAAGGTAAAGACGACAG gaatAGGTTATCGAGTGACGCTAAATCAGCAGCATCGGAGGGTGCCTGGTCATCGCGCAGTCCTCGCTCGTCTGAGGAGGGACGTCTGCGCTGGGGAGACCGAGGTGTCGCCACTGGTCGCCTCTGGGAACCCACTGCGCCTAATGCTAGGCTGCCGCAG ATGGCAAACCAAAAGAAGGGAACGCCTTCGTGGGTAGAACGTGGATTAAATATGATTGAAAACGCAGCTGAAGTTCTTGTAATCGACCAGAGAAGTTCTAGCAACAGCACCGGAATAGACTGTGATAGATCATCGTGCAACGGTAGCGATGAGGGAAG AACATTTTTAAGAGGTCAGAATGTCCCTATAGAGCCAGAAATCAAGGCTCAGCGGGAAAACAAACGCTTGAAAGCTCTAGAATTGCAATCTGCTATATTAAGTCAGTTAGAGGACAGAGAGAAACGCCGACAAGAAGAGAGGGAACgacaattaaaagaagaaaggtTAGAGGAATTACGCATACAAAGACAACAAGAAGAGGACAGGCAAAGACTTGAAGATGAAAGAAGGAAACTAGAAGAGAAACAGTTGATGGAACAGAAAAAACTAGAGACCTTGAAAAAAGCCTTGGAGGATGCCGAGAGAAAAGCCAAACAAGATAAAGAAAAGAGGTTTACTTATCACAAAAGGAATTCAAACACTAATTTAAGTCAAGACGCTAAGCCAAAAATGGAAGAAGCAATAACTCAACCCGTAGCGGAAGCAACACCCCGTGTTGAAGTAGCCAGTCCCACTAAGACAAGTAGAACTTACGACATTCATTCTGCAAAAAGTCTTAAAAGAGAATGTAACTCCCAACAGACAACGGAGTTTAATTCTCCGAGGTCAGTCGGAAATGGTCATTTGAATTTGTTCATACATAGCGTTCCTCCACTAGCTCTAACAGACGGGCAATTTAACATTGTGCCAATCGGGATCAATAGCAATAATGAAATTGTGAACACGCAGCCAAATAATATACAACTAGCAGTTTTAGTTCCTCAAAATGTGGCCAATAATTTATACAGCGTGTCATTAAATTCTTTGAACAACACGAATGAATTGACGGATATCGGCAAGTTATTGACACCAAATAGATATCGCACCTTAAGAATGAAAGACGCATCAACTCAAacagattcaatatttaaagctacaactgataaaataatagaaactgaTGAACCCGAAAGATATATTGATAAAGATTATCCCAACATTGACGAAAATGCTCCACAGGATAGTCATCACAATACACTTAAGAAAGATAGACGTTTTCGATCCGAGGAaaggtataaaaaagatttagaaAATCGACCTAAATGGGGAGTCAACCGGCCAGCAGctcaatacaaaaaacaaagtgagaaagatccattttacagtcaaaaaagaaaaatgaggCAAAAATATAGACCTCAAGCAAGACAGTATTTATCACATTCTAGTGAAGATAGCCGGTCTCCCAGTCCGCCGACTAGATCCGAAAAAACTATTGAGAGCGGCACGAAACACCGGAACTCGTTAAGTCAATCCTATTGGAGGAGTAAACGGTCCAGTCAGGATCTAaccaaaacaaacaatgtttcTGAAAACAATTTACAGCCCGATTTAAATCCCTTAGGATCGTTAACTATCAACGAAATTACAGAACATAAAAAGTCGCCCAAAACGTCTCCACTGAAAAGAATGACTTTATCACAGAAGTTTATTAACGATAAATACGGAAATAGAAAATTGTGGATAGACGACGTGAACGAAAAGAATAGTAAAGCTAATTTGTATGATGTTGAAAACAGGAAGAAAATTATAGACCAAATCAATACTGCCAAAAGAGAACTTTATGAAAAACATGAAGATCAAGAAAATTTAGTAAAGCACAAATTTTAG
- the LOC113496795 gene encoding PH domain-containing protein DDB_G0275795 isoform X2 — protein MSHLYLPWGSGERYTNRLQVRNQFASTLELHKQSSYEYQEQGQRQRSPSLPPIHNIEERNTKDDRRNVLNRNIPSAKRFAFYDEDCEGDTSGYGSETVNHMNRSGQHRTLQGADRSPVVAWQQEGKDDRNRLSSDAKSAASEGAWSSRSPRSSEEGRLRWGDRGVATGRLWEPTAPNARLPQMANQKKGTPSWVERGLNMIENAAEVLVIDQRSSSNSTGIDCDRSSCNGSDEGRTFLRGQNVPIEPEIKAQRENKRLKALELQSAILSQLEDREKRRQEERERQLKEERLEELRIQRQQEEDRQRLEDERRKLEEKQLMEQKKLETLKKALEDAERKAKQDKEKRFTYHKRNSNTNLSQDAKPKMEEAITQPVAEATPRVEVASPTKTSRTYDIHSAKSLKRECNSQQTTEFNSPRSVGNGHLNLFIHSVPPLALTDGQFNIVPIGINSNNEIVNTQPNNIQLAVLVPQNVANNLYSVSLNSLNNTNELTDIGKLLTPNRYRTLRMKDASTQTDSIFKATTDKIIETDEPERYIDKDYPNIDENAPQDSHHNTLKKDRRFRSEERYKKDLENRPKWGVNRPAAQYKKQSEKDPFYSQKRKMRQKYRPQARQYLSHSSEDSRSPSPPTRSEKTIESGTKHRNSLSQSYWRSKRSSQDLTKTNNVSENNLQPDLNPLGSLTINEITEHKKSPKTSPLKRMTLSQKFINDKYGNRKLWIDDVNEKNSKANLYDVENRKKIIDQINTAKRELYEKHEDQENLVKHKF, from the exons ATGTCCCACCTTTACCTGCCCTGGGGCTCCGGTGAGCGATACACGAATCGTTTGCAAGTGCGAAATCAATTTGCCAGTACGTTGGAATTGCACAAACAGTCCTCTTACGAGTACCAAGAACAAGGGCAACGCCAACGAAGCCCAAGTTTGCCGCCGATACATAATATCGAAGAAAGAAATACTAAGGATGATAGAAGGAACGTCCTTAACCGAAACATTCCTAGTGCGAAAAGGTTTGCGTTCTATGATGAAGACTGTGAAGGAGACACGTCCGGATACGGAAGCGAGACTGTCAACCACATGAACAGGAGTGGACAGCACCGGACGCTGCAAGGCGCCGACCGCAGCCCCGTCGTGGCCTGGCAGCAAGAAGGTAAAGACGACAG gaatAGGTTATCGAGTGACGCTAAATCAGCAGCATCGGAGGGTGCCTGGTCATCGCGCAGTCCTCGCTCGTCTGAGGAGGGACGTCTGCGCTGGGGAGACCGAGGTGTCGCCACTGGTCGCCTCTGGGAACCCACTGCGCCTAATGCTAGGCTGCCGCAG ATGGCAAACCAAAAGAAGGGAACGCCTTCGTGGGTAGAACGTGGATTAAATATGATTGAAAACGCAGCTGAAGTTCTTGTAATCGACCAGAGAAGTTCTAGCAACAGCACCGGAATAGACTGTGATAGATCATCGTGCAACGGTAGCGATGAGGGAAG AACATTTTTAAGAGGTCAGAATGTCCCTATAGAGCCAGAAATCAAGGCTCAGCGGGAAAACAAACGCTTGAAAGCTCTAGAATTGCAATCTGCTATATTAAGTCAGTTAGAGGACAGAGAGAAACGCCGACAAGAAGAGAGGGAACgacaattaaaagaagaaaggtTAGAGGAATTACGCATACAAAGACAACAAGAAGAGGACAGGCAAAGACTTGAAGATGAAAGAAGGAAACTAGAAGAGAAACAGTTGATGGAACAGAAAAAACTAGAGACCTTGAAAAAAGCCTTGGAGGATGCCGAGAGAAAAGCCAAACAAGATAAAGAAAAGAGGTTTACTTATCACAAAAGGAATTCAAACACTAATTTAAGTCAAGACGCTAAGCCAAAAATGGAAGAAGCAATAACTCAACCCGTAGCGGAAGCAACACCCCGTGTTGAAGTAGCCAGTCCCACTAAGACAAGTAGAACTTACGACATTCATTCTGCAAAAAGTCTTAAAAGAGAATGTAACTCCCAACAGACAACGGAGTTTAATTCTCCGAGGTCAGTCGGAAATGGTCATTTGAATTTGTTCATACATAGCGTTCCTCCACTAGCTCTAACAGACGGGCAATTTAACATTGTGCCAATCGGGATCAATAGCAATAATGAAATTGTGAACACGCAGCCAAATAATATACAACTAGCAGTTTTAGTTCCTCAAAATGTGGCCAATAATTTATACAGCGTGTCATTAAATTCTTTGAACAACACGAATGAATTGACGGATATCGGCAAGTTATTGACACCAAATAGATATCGCACCTTAAGAATGAAAGACGCATCAACTCAAacagattcaatatttaaagctacaactgataaaataatagaaactgaTGAACCCGAAAGATATATTGATAAAGATTATCCCAACATTGACGAAAATGCTCCACAGGATAGTCATCACAATACACTTAAGAAAGATAGACGTTTTCGATCCGAGGAaaggtataaaaaagatttagaaAATCGACCTAAATGGGGAGTCAACCGGCCAGCAGctcaatacaaaaaacaaagtgagaaagatccattttacagtcaaaaaagaaaaatgaggCAAAAATATAGACCTCAAGCAAGACAGTATTTATCACATTCTAGTGAAGATAGCCGGTCTCCCAGTCCGCCGACTAGATCCGAAAAAACTATTGAGAGCGGCACGAAACACCGGAACTCGTTAAGTCAATCCTATTGGAGGAGTAAACGGTCCAGTCAGGATCTAaccaaaacaaacaatgtttcTGAAAACAATTTACAGCCCGATTTAAATCCCTTAGGATCGTTAACTATCAACGAAATTACAGAACATAAAAAGTCGCCCAAAACGTCTCCACTGAAAAGAATGACTTTATCACAGAAGTTTATTAACGATAAATACGGAAATAGAAAATTGTGGATAGACGACGTGAACGAAAAGAATAGTAAAGCTAATTTGTATGATGTTGAAAACAGGAAGAAAATTATAGACCAAATCAATACTGCCAAAAGAGAACTTTATGAAAAACATGAAGATCAAGAAAATTTAGTAAAGCACAAATTTTAG
- the LOC113496808 gene encoding uncharacterized protein LOC113496808 yields MSKIDDLFDKKKDEAPMLDLSKTVINTAEEYRAVLDKVPDFKTRPEKVRAEDVKIKEDNKTKTSRKEIKAYETLGTRGYEEKHFTFMDPIPVEMRGLKFEELCIVPIEWRMLTSIRPKAKMDEEYFNRLVELGKSELKTKAKDKRDYAKNTMFRKTKNRSGVTETRIISCAECGEEYCNGKMCAITNYDMFARLKVEVETKASRAQAAPTQGGGKMKKLRRRPRRKPRSKSAAPETNKAQVNKSGAKSDSEL; encoded by the exons ATGTCTAAGATAGACGATTTATTCGATAAAAAGAAAGATGAGGCTCCTATGTTGGACTTATCTAAAACTGTGATTAATACTGCAGAAGAATATAGAGCAGTGTTAGATAAAGTGCCGGACTTTAAAACACGACCAGAAAAG GTAAGAGCCGAGgacgtaaaaataaaagaagacaataaaactaaaacgtcTCGGAAAGAAATAAAAGCCTACGAGACATTGGGAACAAGAGGATATGAAGagaaacattttacttttatggaTCCCATCCCAGTGGAAATGCGCGGGCTGAAGTTTGAAGAGTTGTGTATAGTACCCATTGAGTGGCGGATGCTTACTTCTATCAGACCGAAAGCTAAAATGGACGAAGAATACTTCAACAG ACTTGTAGAACTAGGCAAATCCGAGctcaaaacaaaagcaaaggATAAAAGAGATTATGCTAAAAACACTATGTTCCGAAAAACGAAAAACCGGTCGGGAGTGACCGAGACTAGGATAATATCCTGCGCAGAGTGCGGAGAGGAATATTGTAATG GTAAAATGTGTGCAATAACAAACTACGACATGTTCGCTCGTCTGAAAGTGGAAGTTGAGACAAAAGCATCGCGGGCCCAAGCAGCGCCAACACAAGGCGGCGGGAAAATGAAGAAACTTCGTCGACGGCCGCGACGCAAGCCGCGGAGCAAGAGCGCAGCGCCAGAAACAAACAAGGCACAAGTTAATAAATCAGGGGCCAAGAGCGACTCAGAACTCTAA
- the LOC113496811 gene encoding uncharacterized protein DDB_G0286299-like translates to MEILSQVSNTQFMFTAAAVAVVLVCAALVFVFGFRSAEQPQFDKLPLVLDDRKSSNKKNKKKDKKSSPNRTVTDDVKTKSEVSKKSPTKEKKEEKVKDVEKPKPKERPAEPKPLKKEGGAGDAKKTKKGKTVVELEKPADFDDGGWQEVPKKSDKKKEKKPVEEKEKKKESPAKKSKKVKDADVEAARPIEEPVEESIKVVSAVGPQVDEDAARALQAQIEEVQRVLKEAERREQVALGSIEDEESADVEELTDVKDLRSNKKKENKEKQIKKKAEPAAAKSVKPEPVEKDNSDSEKQDQNTPVFDELGDTWTDAKVSKKSKKKARKDQ, encoded by the exons ATGGAAATTTTAAGTCAAGTGTCTAACACGCAGTTTATGTTCACTGCTGCGGCTGTGGCTGTTGTATTAGTATGCGCAGCCCTCGTATTCGTATTCGGGTTCCGCTCAGCAGAACAGCCGCAGTTCGATAAGCTGCCTCTAGTCTTAGACGACAGAAAATCGTCCAATAAGAAGAACAAAAAGAAGGACAAG AAGTCTTCACCCAACCGTACTGTCACTGATGATGTGAAGACAAAGTCCGAAGTCTCCAAAAAGTCTCCCACTAAGGAGAAAAAGGAGGAAAAGGTTAAAGATGTTGAGAAGCCTAAGCCAAAGGAGAGACCAGCTGAGCCGAAACCTCTGAAGAAAGAGGGAGGAGCAGGTGATGCTAAAAAGACCAAGAAGGGCAAGACTGTTGTAGAGCTTGAGAAGCCTGCTGACTTTGATGATGGCGGCTGGCAAGAGGTTCCAAAGAAGAGTGAcaagaaaaaggaaaagaaaccGGTAGAGGAAAAGGAAAAGAAGAAGGAAAGCCCTGCTAAGAAGAGTAAGAAAGTGAAGGATGCTGATGTGGAAGCTGCTCGCCCCATAGAGGAGCCTGTGGAGGAGTCCATCAAGGTAGTCAGTGCTGTGGGCCCCCAAGTCGATGAAGATGCAGCCCGTGCTTTACAAGCTCAGATTGAAGAAGTTCAGAGAGTACTCAAGGag GCAGAACGTCGTGAGCAAGTTGCCCTTGGCAGCATTGAGGATGAAGAATCCGCTGATGTTGAGGAGCTGACTGATGTGAAGGATCTCAGAAGCAacaagaaaaaggaaaataaggaaaaacagATTAAGAAGAAAGCTGAG cCTGCTGCGGCTAAGAGTGTGAAGCCAGAACCAGTGGAGAAGGACAACTCTGACTCTGAGAAGCAGGACCAAAACACACCAGTCTTTGATGAACTTGGTG ATACTTGGACCGACGCTAAGGTGTCGAAAAAGAGCAAAAAGAAGGCTCGCAAAGACCAGTGA
- the LOC113496818 gene encoding uncharacterized protein C7orf50 homolog yields the protein MVNNKKKNKNKKKNKKQSLDASNTDEHPKQAPKDATEDNAEEHGGKTDHKRVTGATKRQHGDDNDSDIDEKPQKKKKKKQVVAPETSDKKGKKSIRQIKREKFVKRQAEAQALAKDHLKGQCLNYLSQWKHDRPNWKFMKAKQVWIYKNKFSPHLLPDSSWPLFLEYFESAKGNIRNMLLDDAKKVIKQMDEWTESQNGDNQNKDADEDDDDEENSSDDTPKTKKPDEKVYKRARDLIQCLEE from the coding sequence ATGGTTAATAATaagaagaagaataaaaacaagaagaaaaacaaaaagcagTCATTGGATGCAAGCAATACCGATGAGCATCCAAAGCAGGCGCCAAAAGATGCCACAGAAGATAATGCAGAAGAGCATGGCGGAAAAACAGATCACAAACGCGTAACAGGCGCCACAAAACGACAACATGGTGACGATAATGATTCTGATATTGACGAAAAACCccagaagaagaaaaagaaaaagcaagTTGTAGCACCAGAGACATcagataaaaaaggaaaaaaatccATTCGACAAATAAAGAGAGAAAAGTTTGTGAAACGCCAGGCTGAGGCTCAGGCTTTGGCGAAGGATCATCTTAAAGGGCAATGTCTCAATTATCTCTCTCAATGGAAACATGATAGACCGAACTGGAAGTTCATGAAAGCAAAACAAGTGTggatatacaaaaacaaattttcgcCACATTTATTGCCTGATTCATCGTGGCCTCTGTTTCTGGAATATTTTGAATCTGCAAAAGGAAACATTCGGAATATGTTATTAGATGATGCAAagaaagttataaaacaaatggACGAGTGGACTGAATCCCAAAATGGAGATAATCAAAATAAAGATgctgatgaagatgatgatgatgaagaaaaTTCTTCTGATGACACTCCTAAAACTAAAAAGCCTGATGAAAAAGTGTATAAACGAGCTAGGGATTTAATACAGTGTCtggaagaataa
- the LOC113496825 gene encoding thioredoxin, mitochondrial, translating into MFTKSIVNLCARNANLLKSPQFAVRNLSVSAVKYDIVKIQSTDDFKDKVINSKVPVVVDFFATWCNPCRLLTPRLETIISENKGKVVLAKVDIDEQTDLALDYEVSSVPVLVAIKNGKVQNRLVGLQDTDKLRKWIEQLSSDETKQEIQV; encoded by the exons atgtttacaaaaagcATTGTTAACTTGTGTGCCCGCAATGCGAACTTATTGAAATCACCTCAGTTCGCTGTAAGGAATCTATCTGTTTCTGCAGTCAAATATGATATTGTAAAAATTCAGAGTACAGATGACTTCAAAGACAAAGTCATCAACAGCAAAGTACCAGTCGTCGTCGATTTCTTTGCTAC TTGGTGCAACCCTTGCCGGCTTCTGACACCACGTCTTGAAACAATAATTTCTGAGAACAAGGGAAAAGTTGTGCTTGCCAAAGTAGACATTGATGAGCAAACCGATTTAGCTTTAGACTATGAGGTAAGCTCCGTTCCTGTCCTGGTGGCTATAAAGAATGGAAAAGTGCAAAATCGATTGGTTGGCTTGCAAGATACTGATAAGCTTCGCAAATGGATTGAGCAGTTGTCATCTGATGAAACTAAGCAAGAAATTCAAGTCTAA
- the LOC113496841 gene encoding eukaryotic translation initiation factor 3 subunit L has product MYSSDDYNEGGYESYGDYEPHTGDPQYDLEYDRSSYYKMPDMVKKFLVYFRNMINEGVTYEILNLYENTFPKLTEQYFENTPWPDENEVSPIVDNDHVFMILYKELYYRDIYARVPGGPKPEQRFHSFYNYCDLFNYILSAETPVPLELPDQWLWELIDEFVYQFQSFAQYRSRTSKLSPAEIDALNTENKAWNVLCILNVLHSLVDKSNIKRQLEVYAAGGDPDSVAGEFGRHSLYKMLGYFSLVGLLRLHSLLGDYYQAIKVLENIELHKKSQYSHVPACQISTSYYVGFAYMMMRRYADAIRTLSSALLYMQRTKQLFSSRSYQNDQINKQTEQMYHLLAICLVLHPQCVDESIQQVLREKNYHEKMFKMQYGDLGEFESCFTFACPKFLSPCPPPIEPGSNYGRDAVKHQTQVFMDEVRQQKMLPTIRSYLKLYTTLPLAKLAAFMSAARGGDRDAAREHAALAIHLLCFKHKMKNVVWSKGPSGLDGKFQSGSELDFYIDNDMIHIADTKVAHRFGDFFIRKLLKFEELNRKLHHIKI; this is encoded by the exons ATGTATTCTAGTGATGATTATAATGAG GGAGGGTACGAATCCTATGGTGATTATGAGCCCCACACAGGAGATCCCCAATATGACCTGGAGTACGACAGATCTTCATACTACAAAATGCCTGATATG GTTAAGAAATTCCTTGTTTATTTCCGCAATATGATAAATGAGGGAGTAACATACGAGATTCTGAATCTGTATGAGAATACCTTCCCAAAGTTAACTGAACAGTATTTTGAGAATACTCCATGGCCCGACGAAAATGAGGTGTCCCCCATTGTTGATAATGATCAT gtatttatgattttgtatAAAGAATTATACTACCGTGATATTTATGCGCGTGTACCTGGTGGCCCCAAACCAGAACAAAGGTTCCACTCATTTTATAACTACTGTGACCTTTTCAACTACATCTTGTCTGCTGAGACACCAGTGCCGTTGGAGTTGCCTGACCAATGGCTGTGGGAACTAATTGATGAGTTTGTGTACCAGTTCCAATCATTTGCCCAGTACag gtcaCGTACATCCAAGTTGAGTCCTGCTGAGATTGATGCACTTAACACTGAAAATAAGGCATGGAATGTACTCTGCATTCTTAATGTGTTGCACTCTCTGGTGGATAAGTCTAACATCAAACGCCAGCTTGAg GTGTATGCTGCTGGTGGCGACCCCGACTCGGTTGCGGGAGAATTCGGACGTCACTCCCTCTACAAGATGTTGGGCTACTTCTCTCTAGTGGGTCTCCTCCGCCTACACTCTTTGCTTGGTGATTATTACCAGGCCATCAAG gtCTTAGAAAACATTGAGCTTCACAAGAAGTCTCAATACTCGCATGTGCCTGCATGCCAGATCTCCACTTCGTACTATGTGGGATTCGCTTACATGATGATGCGTCGTTACGCCGATGCTATTCGCACTCTTTCGTCGGCGCTGCTCTACATGCAACGCACCAAACAACTGTTCTCGTCGCGTTCTTACCAGAATGATCAGATTAATAAGCAGACTGAGCAAATGTACCATCTGTTGGCAATTTGCTTAGTCCTTCACCCACAATGTGTTGATGAGTCCATCCAGCAG GTTCTACGTGAGAAGAATTATCACGAGAAGATGTTCAAGATGCAATATGGGGATCTGGGAGAATTCGAAAGCTGCTTTACTTTCGCCTGCCCGAAATTCCTGTCTCCTTGCCCGCCGCCAATTGAACCTGGCTCCAACTACGGACGTGATGCTGTTAAACACCAGACCCAGGTGTTCATGGATGAG GTCCGTCAGCAAAAGATGCTGCCAACAATCCGTTCATACTTGAAGCTTTACACCACCTTACCCTTGGCTAAGCTGGCTGCCTTCATGTCGGCTGCTCGAGGCGGAGACAGGGACGCGGCTAGGGAACACGCGGCCCTCGCGATCCACCTGCTGTGCTTCAAGCACAAAATGAAGAATGTTGTATGGTCCAAGGGACCAAGTGGTCTTGATGGAAAGTTCCAGAGTGGATCAGAG ttggaCTTCTACATTGACAATGACATGATTCACATTGCTGACACGAAGGTGGCTCATCGCTTCGGCGACTTCTTCATCCGTAAACTCCTCAAGTTTGAAGAGCTGAACCGTAAACTCCATcatattaaaatctaa